From Carya illinoinensis cultivar Pawnee chromosome 5, C.illinoinensisPawnee_v1, whole genome shotgun sequence, one genomic window encodes:
- the LOC122311446 gene encoding putative transferase At1g60990, chloroplastic — translation MAAQRLVTVGSPTLPIPSFTSFRPFSSFRSHRYHESGAFWKRKTPAKILISLSSTSSGSKLAALPSDLSPPPIDHDLLETVTLGGAKISDDGIIETFNNDDEALDAADNGVVVVDLSHFGRIRVSGEDRIQFLHNQSTANFECLHEGQGCDTVFVTPTARTIDIAHAWIMKNAVTLVVSPETCQSIIKMLNKYIFLADKVEIQDITKQTCLFVLLGPKSNQVMEDLNLGNLVGQAYGTHQHFSVSGMPITIGVGNVISEEGFSLLTSPAAAGLVWSTILSQGAIPMGSNAWEKLRVLRGRPAPQKELTNEFNVLEAGLWNSISLNKGCYKGQETISRLITYNGVKQRLWGLCLSAPAEPGTPITLDGKKLGKVTSYASGRKESEHFGLGYIKRQTVSEGDTVTVGENVTGTVVEVPFLSRQCQPTQSSGS, via the exons ATGGCAGCTCAGCGTCTCGTCACCGTCGGCAGCCCAACCCTCCCAATCCCATCCTTTACTTCCTTTCGCCCCTTTTCATCGTTCCGGTCGCATCGATACCACGAAAGCGGTGCGTTTTGGAAGAGGAAAACGCCGGCGAAAATCCTCATCAGCCTCTCCTCCACAAGTAGCGGTTCTAAACTTGCTGCCTTGCCCTCCGACCTCTCACCACCTCCCATCGATCACGACCTCCTC GAGACTGTTACGCTCGGAGGTGCAAAGATTTCAGATGATGGCATTATCGAAACATTTAATAATGATGATGAGGCGTTAGATGCCGCTGATAATGGTGTTGTG GTTGTGGACCTTTCACATTTTGGACGAATACGAG TCAGTGGAGAAGACCGTATCCAGTTTCTTCATAACCAAAGCACAGCAAATTTTGAATGTCTTCATGAAGGACAG GGATGTGACACTGTTTTTGTTACACCAACAGCTCGGACAATTGATATTGCGCATGCGTGGATCATG AAAAATGCAGTTACATTAGTGGTTTCACCGGAGACCTGCCAAAGCATAATCAAAATGCTGAATAA GTACATATTTCTTGCTGACAAGGTAGAGATTCAAGACATCACCAAGCAAACTTGCTTGTTTGTTTTACTGGGACCCAAAAGCAATCAA GTAATGGAGGACTTGAACCTTGGCAATCTTGTTGGACAAGCATATGGCACACATCAACATTTTAGT GTAAGTGGGATGCCTATTACAATAGGGGTGGGAAATGTCATTTCTGAAGAAGGTTTCTCTCTATTGACGTCACCAGCTGCTGCTGGATTAGTCTGGAGTACTATTCTTTCTCAGGGTGCTATCCCAATGGGTTCTAATGCATGGGAAAAACTAAGGGTTCTTCGTG GAAGGCCGGCTCCTCAGAAAGAACTTACTAATGAATTTAATGTCCTGGAGGCTGGTCTCTGGAATTCCATCTCTCTGAACAAGG GGTGTTACAAGGGACAGGAGACTATATCTAGACTCATAACatataatggagtcaagcagaGGCTCTGGGGACTTTGTCTATCTGCGCCAGCAGAACCTGGCACCCCAATTACACTTGATGGGAAAAAG TTGGGAAAGGTGACAAGTTATGCATCTGGAAGAAAGGAATCTGAGCATTTTGGTTTAGGCTACATCAAGAGGCAAACTGTTTCAGAGGGAGACACCGTAACTGTTGGAGAAAACGTCACAGGGACAGTGGTGGaagttccttttctttctcGCCAATGTCAGCCAACCCAGAGTTCAGGTTCTTGA
- the LOC122311588 gene encoding dnaJ homolog subfamily B member 5-like, translated as MGDPPRSAMTDFYSILEIPKDICKAYKVFFTKWNPDKSPENKIETESKSKSISPDEWHKVINGKTEEETTSSDDPTTPAGSSHYQNDDDTFFTRHASLFSSSSSRRSKTPTPSSRSSSRSSSRRCTTPPSRSMSRRGSSDTEIPTLLFSRNSRRTSSETEASLLGKISSIETEKPPSLTRDTSRRGTTPIIFSQSAARRKPPPVEMKLECTLEELCEGCLKKIKITRDAITNTGMIIQEEEILKIQVKPGWKKGTKVTFEGKGDEKPGYLPADIIFVIEERNHPLFTTEGFDLEIGVEIPLVNALTGCSIPIPLLGGEKMTLSFDDIIYPGYEKVIRGQGMPNPKEPGRRGDLRIKFLVEFPTELSDEQRAQASKILHDCN; from the exons atggGAGATCCTCCACGTTCAGCGATGACTGATTTTTACAGCATCCTCGAAATACCGAAAGATATATGCAAGGCATACAAGGTATTTTTCACGAAATGGAATCCCGACAAGAGCCCGGAGAACAAAATCGAAACAGaatccaaatccaaatccaTTTCACCCGATGAATGGCACAAG GTCATCAATGGAAAAACGGAGGAAGAAACTACAAGCAGCGATGACCCAACAACACCTGCAGGTTCCAGTCATTATCAAAATGACGATGATACGTTCTTCACACGCCACGCTTCCTTATTCTCGAGTAGTTCAAGTAGAAGAAGCAAAACGCCGACGCCAAGCTCGCGCTCATCGAGCCGCAGTTCAAGCCGGAGATGCACCACCCCACCATCAAGAAGCATGAGCAGAAGGGGGTCCTCAGACACTGAAATACCTACACTCTTGTTCTCGAGAAATTCGAGAAGGACCAGCTCGGAAACGGAAGCATCTCTATTAGGAAAGATCAGTTCCATAGAAACAGAAAAGCCTCCTTCTCTAACAAGAGATACGAGCCGAAGGGGCACCACCCCCATCATATTCTCGCAATCAGCTGCACGAAGAAAACCACCTCCAGTTGAGATGAAGCTCGAGTGCACGCTTGAGGAGTTGTGTGAAGGATGTCTCAAGAAGATCAAGATCACAAGAGATGCCATCACCAATACTGG GATGATTATCCAAGAAGAGGAGATATTGAAGATACAAGTAAAGCCAGGATGGAAGAAAGGAACAAAGGTTACATTTGAGGGAAAGGGTGATGAGAAACCAGGCTACCTTCCTGCCGATATAATCTTCGTGATAGAAGAAAGAAACCACCCATTGTTTACGACGGAAGGTTTCGATTTGGAAATAGGAGTTGAGATCCCTCTGGTGAATGCGCTCACAGGATGTTCAATCCCAATTCCTCTATTAGGAGGGGAAAAGATGACATTGTCGTTTGATGATATCATATATCCGGGCTACGAAAAGGTCATTCGGGGCCAAGGTATGCCTAACCCTAAAGAACCAGGAAGGAGAGGTGATCTTCGAATCAAGTTTCTGGTCGAGTTTCCCACAGAATTGAGTGATGAACAACGAGCTCAAGCATCTAAAATACTACATGATTGTAATTGA
- the LOC122309099 gene encoding probable receptor-like protein kinase At1g11050 produces the protein MNQVALLLLSLFFFTLTSAVPSPPPSNISTATCPLDLDYILRIQWNTTHCKELFASTTSQNQSNRTLCCQDLLSLYGIALAQRLKDTSLFELPDLPTSISCLQDFQSKLTSLSLTTNLVSSCFTPQQFVISPNICARIVSTQDWVAKLGPSTSLDSACRPDLTDLTSCGGCVEAGTRTQRDLIAIDGNTSRALDCWHLTILYAAGIVNEFGPKSQGAMECIFGLSLNSQAGSGSKSRSGLVFGLTGAGVAVLVMSCLLGLYFWFDRRWMKKKAGGPDFDYGNDIEEQGSRPRVRPNTGSIWFKIQDLEKATDNFSQTNFIGRGGFGLVYKGVLPDGTVVAVKRILESDIEGAAEFCNEVNIISNLKHRNLVPLRGCCMIDGDNDYDEGGSQRYLVYDYMPNGNLENHLFPSADSGLGKESLTWPQRKSILLDVAKGLVYLHYGVKPAIYHRDIKATNILLDADMRARVADFGLARQSREGQSHLTTRVAGTHGYLAPEYALYGQLTEKSDVYSFGVVILEVMCGRKVLDLSSGSPRAFLITDWAWSLVKAEKVEAALDASLLKDGDDSVNSNPKSIMERFVLVGILCAHVMVALRPTILDALKMLEGDIEVPPIPDRPMPLAHPSFYGDRNNFSISPALSGPQLHTGDMLR, from the coding sequence ATGAATCAAGTCGCTCTGCTGCTTCTCTCACTGTTTTTTTTCACTTTAACCTCAGCAGTTCCCTCCCCTCCTCCAAGCAACATCTCAACGGCCACCTGCCCCCTGGACCTCGACTATATCCTGAGAATCCAATGGAACACCACACACTGTAAAGAGTTGTTTGCTTCTACCACCTCCCAAAATCAATCCAACAGAACATTATGTTGCCAAGACCTCTTATCCCTCTATGGCATAGCCCTTGCCCAACGCCTCAAAGATACCTCTCTCTTTGAACTCCCCGACCTCCCCACCTCCATTTCTTGCCTCCAAGACTTCCAATCCAAGCTCACGTCCCTCTCACTCACCACGAACCTCGTATCCTCTTGCTTTACCCCTCAACAGTTTGTCATCTCACCCAACATCTGTGCCCGCATAGTCTCCACTCAAGATTGGGTCGCCAAGCTTGGCCCCAGCACTTCTCTGGACTCCGCTTGCCGGCCAGACCTCACTGATCTCACTTCCTGTGGCGGCTGCGTGGAAGCTGGGACCCGGACTCAGCGTGACTTGATTGCTATCGACGGTAATACCTCTCGTGCTTTAGATTGCTGGCACTTAACTATTCTTTATGCTGCTGGTATTGTTAATGAGTTTGGACCAAAGAGTCAGGGTGCTATGGAATGTATTTTCGGTTTATCGCTTAATTCACAAGCGGGCTCGGGGAGTAAGAGCCGTTCTGGTCTTGTTTTTGGGTTAACTGGAGCTGGGGTTGCAGTTTTGGTCATGTCTTGTTTGTTGGGATTGTACTTTTGGTTCGATAGGAGGtggatgaagaagaaggctggGGGGCCTGATTTTGATTATGGTAATGATATTGAGGAACAAGGGTCCAGGCCACGAGTGAGGCCCAATACAGGGTCGATTTGGTTCAAAATTCAGGACCTTGAGAAGGCAACTGATAATTTTTCCCAGACGAATTTTATTGGTCGAGGCGGTTTTGGATTGGTTTATAAAGGGGTTTTACCAGATGGAACTGTGGTAGCGGTGAAGAGGATTTTGGAATCCGATATTGAAGGAGCGGCGGAGTTTTGCAATGAGGTTAATATTATTAGCAATTTGAAGCACCGAAATCTTGTTCCACTTAGAGGGTGCTGTATGATCGATGGAGACAATGATTATGATGAGGGGGGAAGTCAGAGGTACCTCGTATATGATTACATGCCAAATGGAAATCTTGAAAACCATCTGTTTCCATCTGCTGATAGTGGATTGGGGAAGGAATCATTGACATGGCCTCAAAGAAAAAGCATTCTCTTGGACGTCGCAAAGGGTTTAGTTTATTTGCACTATGGAGTGAAACCAGCAATATATCATAGAGATATCAAGGCGACAAACATACTGTTGGATGCGGATATGAGAGCAAGAGTGGCGGATTTTGGGCTTGCAAGGCAGAGTAGAGAGGGCCAGTCTCATCTTACAACCAGAGTGGCTGGAACCCATGGGTACCTGGCCCCGGAATATGCACTATATGGACAGCTGACGGAGAAGAGtgatgtttatagttttggagTTGTGATTTTGGAGGTAATGTGTGGCAGAAAAGTTCTTGATTTGTCATCAGGATCACCACGTGCATTTCTGATAACAGATTGGGCTTGGTCATTGGTAAAAGCTGAAAAAGTAGAAGCAGCTTTAGATGCTTCTTTGTTGAAAGATGGGGATGATTCTGTGAATTCAAATCCAAAGAGCATAATGGAGAGATTTGTGCTGGTTGGAATCTTGTGTGCTCATGTCATGGTCGCTTTGAGGCCAACTATTTTGGATGCCCTGAAAATGTTGGAAGGAGATATCGAGGTTCCTCCAATTCCCGATAGACCGATGCCTCTTGCACACCCTTCATTTTATGGCGATCGTAATAACTTCAGTATATCACCAGCACTAAGTGGGCCACAATTACATACTGGGGACATGCTCAGGTAA